Part of the Vigna angularis cultivar LongXiaoDou No.4 chromosome 1, ASM1680809v1, whole genome shotgun sequence genome, TCATGTGCAAGCTGGCTACCAGAAGTTGCATAGCTTTGAAGGTGTTTGCCTCTTGGCctttaattcattaataatctatttaactttttttcttctccaaataAAATAGACAGCTAAAAAGTTAATCTATTCACAGAATAATAGATTTACCATTTTGCTTAGATACTCTTTAACAAGTTGTGTAGATTCTGTATTGAAATTGAagatttaatttcatttattgtaCTCAGATCAATTCACTTTAAAAGAAGTGaaaatcttaattaatcaatactGTTTCTTTTTATACTGAGAAGTTCTCTTAATCATTCAGTTAAATTTAGTGGATAAATTaagaagaaaacttaaataGGCTTGATATGCAAGTATCTTTGCTAGCACTGTGTATATGCCATGCCATTAAATCTGGATTTGAGTCATGAAATTATTTGGCTGCTTGCAGATTGAGTTTTTCTATTTATGGTATTTGACGTCATGCAACATACAGAATGTTAACCAAAGTGCATACCTTCTTAACGAGtccaaaataaattaagatgtcGTAATCTTGGGCTGAACAGAAAGCTATGTACCAGTTAATTCATGGTTGAAAAGTCTTTTATATGTAATGGCTCAATTTTCAGGGATGGGAACCAAAGTTCAGAGTCTGCCAGGATATTACTCAATGAGAGATCTTAATGAGGAATCCAGTAGTTGTGGCTGGCCCCTATATTATGGAGATAAAACACTGGCGAATGGgcattatcataattattttccAAGTGCTGCTGCGGATGCATGTCCAACACATGATAAGGATGTTGTGAAGCAAACAATGCTTGAGCACGAGGCCATATTTAAGAATCAGGTATGAAGGTTCTAGTTCGTTTTACCTGTTGACCTTTAGCTTTAATATATCAGTGAGGACCTTTACCTGTTGATTTGtcctataaaaaataaaagttagtgGCTTTTGGGATTGTGAATTCTGATTTTGTGCTTCTCCAGAGTTTTTTCTACTTAAAATGTCTCTTGTTTTCAATTTTCGCAGTGGATAGTATTTCATCTATGCTATCAACACTAGTTTGCAAACCTGACTTTAATCAATTTTAGATGTAGGTTTTTCTTCTTAGTGGTGGCTCTTTTCAGCTCAACTTATTTATGAACCTTGTTATTAGtgaacattttaatttatttatattatgtatttaatCAGGTCTTTGAACTTCATCGCTTATACAGAATACAAAGGGATTTGATGGATGAGGTTAAAATGAATGATTTATACAGAAACCAGATATCTGTTGAGAGATCATTTTCCACAGGTCCCTTGGCTTCCCACATAACATCCGGAGATGGTAAGAAATGGCAGATTCCTGGACTTCCAATAATTGGAAGTTCTACTTCTGCTAGACCATCTATTTCAGGTGTTGAGGGCATTCATTCTCCTTTGAGTTCTAATAAAGGAATCGGTAGGCAAGCTGGTCTGTTCCCATCCCCAAATGGGAGCAGTTCGAAAGAAGTTGAGATACTGGGGTTCAGACCCTCAAAGGTAAGGAGAAAAATGTTTGACCTTCACCTCCCTGCTGATGAGTACATTGATACTGAGGAAAATGAACAGCCTGGTGATGAAAAGATTACTGGCACAACCAAATATCTTTCCGATAGAAATTATAAGACTGAAAAGGGAGGTGATATGAACATTTTTTATGGCAATGGTGGCCAGGAAGACAACACTTTAAGACCTGAGCGGTCTTTAAGAAGCATAAATGGTCTGGCAGACTTAAATGAACCTATTCAACGGGAAGAACCAAATGATGTTGCATATGTTTCTCCCAAAAACCATAATCCTTGTCAAGGGCCAACTGAATGCTCTGATCTATCTGCTAAACAGAAGTCAAGGTTCTTTGGTTTGTCTAAGGAAGATTTACTGAACTCACGTCATGGGACTGACAGCTGGGCTCAGAATAATGGATATTTGGATAATAATAGGAATGGGAAAATGTGGATTTCTTCAGTAGAGTCAGGTTAGATTTCTTATTCAGCTGCTTGCttcaaatttactttttcaaCATGGCTCTCCTATCTAATACATTAAACATCTTAGCTATATTAGCATGTGTCTCAGgtgattttgttaaaataagctggtaaactatattttaataatagtgAATAGCATGCATATCTTTTGTCCAAGTAGaattttgaaagttattttgaacattatttttatatcttttgtgTTTTCATGTCGTGATAAACGAGTACTAATAGTAACGTGGTATGTGATAAATCATCAAATTGTTTTTGATTATGGCAGGACAAGCTAAAAGCAATCTGAAACCCATTCATCAAGTCCTCAAACAAGAGCAGTCCCTTTTATCTTCCCAAACGATGCAAGATGAACTCAATAAAGTTCTTGAACCTACATCTGATCGTCTAACTAATCGAAGCATGGTGGATTTGTTGAGGGAAAAGACAACTAGTGATTTAGATATCAGTGAAAGAAACCGTGAATACTCTGCTAATAAACTTTCAGAGTCTGTTGCGTCATCACATAGGAATGGTCTCTTTGCAATTGGTCGTTCCTCAGATTTAGCAAGGTCTTGGTCTCAATCATCTTGGGAAATGGCAAGTAGTAGCCTAAACCAGAAGTTGATATCAGTACAGACACCTCCCTCTCCATGTCTAAATGCATCCGTTGCATTGAGTAGGAGTTCCCAGTCACATCAGAGTAACGGGATGTTGGGCGATAGTTGGCCTCCtctaaatattaattcaaaGTTTAATACCAGATTTCAACATGAGGCATCTGGGAAAAATGGATTTCATACGAGGACATCATCTGGGACCAAGGAGCTTTCAGTGAACATCTCTTCTATTAGTTATCTCAACCAGGATAATGATTGCAAGAAATTTCCTGAACATTTCAACAATGGTTCAGCAAACTGTTACAAGAGTTCAAATTGCAATGACATGAAGGCTGCAAAAAATATTAACTTGAATGAGATGCTTTCAAATGGTTCTTCCAACAACTTGGTTTCCCAGTCAGGTCTCGGATTCATAGATGGAGAACAAAATCGAGAGGAGCAGCTTGCAGTGTTGCCTTGGCTTAGAGCCAAGTCAGCATGTAAGAATGAGGCACAAAATGCTGGTAGAAGCTTAAATGCCGGAGGTTTAAGTGTTTTCGAAGTTGCTTCTTTATCTAACAAAGATGAGTTTGGAAAGGGGTCTAACGGAAATTTTTTGCACAATGTAACTCCAGGTTTGTGTCTCAATGATATTGAGCCAAAGGGAACAGAAATTAATGAAAGCTCCTCTAGTAGTAAAAGGAAAATTCTTGGTGTTCCCATATTTGGCATACCTCATATTTCTTCTAAGGAGTCATCTTCATTCACCTCTTCATCTGGGTTGGTTCCTAATTCATCTGGCGTAGAATTAGAGGAAAATAATCGGAAAAAACAGTTTCTTGATATTAATTTGCCTTGTGATGCTTCTGTTCCTGAGTTGGACGATCAAGCTGTCACTGAAGTTATTGTTTGTAAGACTGGATCATCATCTACTATAAAAGCCAGTTCTAGAAATCAGATTGATTTGAACTTGAGTATGAATGAGGAGGATGAAGCATTTCTGACAAATATTCCAGCTACCATCTTAGAAACCAAGGCAGAAATAGATCTTGAAGCCCCTGCCATTCCTGAGTTAGAGGAGGATACCATTCCTGAAGAAAAAAAGCTTGAAACTCCATCAGTATTACCACTAAGCCAGCAGGGCACAGTTGGAAAGCTGCAGGATGAACTTATGAGGTATGCAGCAGAGGCAATTGTTGTCTTGTCATCTTCTTGCTGCCAGCAAGTGGATGATGTGATCAACAGTCCATCAGAAAGCCCAGTGGTGGACCCTCTAAGTTGGTTTGTGGATATAGTTTCCTCATGTGTGGATGATCTGCAGAAGAAGATTGATAATCGAAGGGGAAAAGATGGTGAGGATAATAGGGAATATTCCTCAGATGGCATGGATTACTTCGAATCAATGACATTGAAACTGACAGAGACCAAGGAAGAAGAATACATGCCCGAGCCCCTTGTTCCAGAAAACATTAAAGTGGAAGAAACTGGAACAACCTCTGTACCTGCAAGGACTAGAAAGGGGCAAGCTAGGAGAGGGAGGCAGCGGAGAGACTTCCAAAGGGACATCCTTCCAGGCCTTGCTTCTTTATCAAGGCACGAAGTGACAGAAGATCTTCAAACGTTTGGAGGGCTTATGAGAGCAACAGGTCATGCATGGCATTCAGGATTAAACAGGAGAAGCTCATCTAGGAATGGGTGTGGTAGGGGTAGGAGGCGGTCACAGCCACAGGTAAGCCCCTCTGCCCCTCCTCCGGTGGCAACCATTGAAACAAGCACCCCACTTATTCAACAGCTTAATAACATTGAAGTGGGATTGGAGGATAGAAGCCTAACAGGTTGGGGCAAGACAACCAGAAGGCCCCGCAGACAAAGATTTCCAGCAGGTAATCCTCCATCCATCCGGTTAATCTGATCACTGGTAGAGGATTAAATTTATAGATGAGAATTTATAGAGGGTAAGCACAAGGCAGGTCCATTGCGATATTGTTGGAACAGAATGTTAATCTCAAGCATGGGATTTCTCTTGTAAATTTCTTCAAACCCGAATTTGGGTATATGTTTGGTTTGCAGTCAGTCTGTGGTCTATACCAACTTAAATAACGTCGCATGATTTCTTCTTGGTTGTCTCTTTTAAGAACTGTTGGGAGGAAATATATATACAGTTTGTGCACTCTCACTGCCTTGGATTTTTACTAGTGATTTTTTGGTTATACTGCACACTAGGCTGCATGCTTAAATGAATTGGACCTCCATCAAATAGGACTTATAGCTTCTGACAGGGTCATTGATTTGTACCTTGTTCTGGATATTTATGGTAAGATTCTTCTCCTCAATCACAGATCTTCATTAGTGTAATGAAAGATTTTCCAGTTTTGTAGTTATAAAGGAAGCGTAGATCttcaacatatataatttttctattaaattgcAGTCCCCCTCTAGTGAATTCTTGTCTTTcaacagaaaaaataatacatgtAATTTTAATGTAGATACACCTTTTCATATGTATTTAAATCAATATAGTCCATATATGTATTTTACGTTTTTGgaatatttatatatgtcaACTATTAATTTGAGTTTATATCATAATCCATGCATCCCCTAGGTGAGATCCTTTCTGCCCTGAGCTAATGGTgtatttctaattatttaaatattttttcttgtattttttattctaaaataatcaataattattttaaaatcatgttctttttaaatttttcaatagAAATTAGAACAGGACTATTTAATCTATTTTGTGATATAGAAGATAGCAAGGATTTTAACAactttgattttaataatagaaatagTTAATAGTATTTGTTTAGCTATACATGCATTAGAGCAACAACTTGGTAATGTTTGCATCGTTACTATAACTcgttcaaattattatttaagtctTTGGATACTAAATAAATATCTCAAAAATGTTTTCATATGTATCATACTGCTAAAATATTCTTTTGGTGAATTATTTgttctataatatatatatatatatatatataaaataattcaccatttcttttaataaattgaatatcaatatatttcatttgcatatttttcttttccatttaaaattatgcatttttttctttttaattttaaatgagaaaagagttgtttttaggTAACATTTtctacaattaaaaaaatacatacaaaaataaaattgtaatctaaaaataaaataaatctaataaataaatggtGATGAATAACGAGATGAAAATACTAGTTGAGAGGTAATTTTATATCTTCAACTTGTCTTAATTTgttcttaataaattatttcaaacataatgTCTAGTTTACAATTGATGAGAAATtcacataaaagaaataaaaataaaaaggtatgTGATTATTTACTCCAATGTGAATGGAGAGATATTGAATtgtaaaaataatcaattattaaaggaaaaaaatattaaattataatttatttgaaaaagattGAAGAGGCATGTATGGTTTGTATTTCCTTAGGACTGGTTGGCCCACCTAGATAGAGCCATAACATATCTATCAAAATCCAGAAAATGTAGCTATTCTTCTCCTATTCCCTACACCAATACTCAATAATATTCTACCATACCAgctttactattttattttaatttttaaagtataaaattatttaataaatttataatttttatactattttcatTAGAAAATGGTATACTCGTAATTttttatagggttaaatatgtttttagtccctgaactatcaagcgattttggttttagtccctactcagaactttgatggtttttaatccttattattttgaaactctgagtaatagtccttaaaattggacggtgttaagttttagtGGATGTGGCAAATGGCGTTGCCACGTGATCACTGATTTGCTCTATTCTCTGTCTGCCACGTTGGATGTTTAAGTATTTGAACTGAGATTAAGTTGATTAATTAAGTTGTTCTAGGGTTCACaatttgtgaaattaaatttttgaattgggGGATTTAATTGTGCCAAACCTCGACAAGCTGGACATGCTGGACCGCCATTTTCGTCGTTTACATGTGTCTTCTATGGTACGCCAGCACTCACCACCCCGATCCCCACCTACCGGCCAAGCACGTCTCCGACGCCGGCCTCTCCCCCTCGCAGCTCCAAAAGCTTCCCTCCATCATCGGAAAAGACCTTCTCATGGGCTCCGAATGCGCCGTCTGCCTCGACGACATCGCCACCGACCAACCCGCTCGACTCGTTCCCGGTTGCAACCACGCCTTCCATGTGGAATGCGCTGACCCCGCCGTCCCAAACTCCGCTGCTGGCAGAGCGCTTTACTCTGACCCCATCAGATTTCGGCAACAAGGGTCCCCTTCTCTGGCGAGCTTCTCcactttcttctccttttctgtCACCAAC contains:
- the LOC108321348 gene encoding uncharacterized protein LOC108321348 is translated as MGTKVQSLPGYYSMRDLNEESSSCGWPLYYGDKTLANGHYHNYFPSAAADACPTHDKDVVKQTMLEHEAIFKNQVFELHRLYRIQRDLMDEVKMNDLYRNQISVERSFSTGPLASHITSGDGKKWQIPGLPIIGSSTSARPSISGVEGIHSPLSSNKGIGRQAGLFPSPNGSSSKEVEILGFRPSKVRRKMFDLHLPADEYIDTEENEQPGDEKITGTTKYLSDRNYKTEKGGDMNIFYGNGGQEDNTLRPERSLRSINGLADLNEPIQREEPNDVAYVSPKNHNPCQGPTECSDLSAKQKSRFFGLSKEDLLNSRHGTDSWAQNNGYLDNNRNGKMWISSVESGQAKSNLKPIHQVLKQEQSLLSSQTMQDELNKVLEPTSDRLTNRSMVDLLREKTTSDLDISERNREYSANKLSESVASSHRNGLFAIGRSSDLARSWSQSSWEMASSSLNQKLISVQTPPSPCLNASVALSRSSQSHQSNGMLGDSWPPLNINSKFNTRFQHEASGKNGFHTRTSSGTKELSVNISSISYLNQDNDCKKFPEHFNNGSANCYKSSNCNDMKAAKNINLNEMLSNGSSNNLVSQSGLGFIDGEQNREEQLAVLPWLRAKSACKNEAQNAGRSLNAGGLSVFEVASLSNKDEFGKGSNGNFLHNVTPGLCLNDIEPKGTEINESSSSSKRKILGVPIFGIPHISSKESSSFTSSSGLVPNSSGVELEENNRKKQFLDINLPCDASVPELDDQAVTEVIVCKTGSSSTIKASSRNQIDLNLSMNEEDEAFLTNIPATILETKAEIDLEAPAIPELEEDTIPEEKKLETPSVLPLSQQGTVGKLQDELMRYAAEAIVVLSSSCCQQVDDVINSPSESPVVDPLSWFVDIVSSCVDDLQKKIDNRRGKDGEDNREYSSDGMDYFESMTLKLTETKEEEYMPEPLVPENIKVEETGTTSVPARTRKGQARRGRQRRDFQRDILPGLASLSRHEVTEDLQTFGGLMRATGHAWHSGLNRRSSSRNGCGRGRRRSQPQVSPSAPPPVATIETSTPLIQQLNNIEVGLEDRSLTGWGKTTRRPRRQRFPAGNPPSIRLI